The following are encoded together in the Paludisphaera mucosa genome:
- a CDS encoding serine/threonine-protein kinase — protein MSVGAWGRTWEDASTPSAARLTRRYEQAWREAEASGSRPDPRLFLSGWSEPGGFPGARLAVLRTDMSLRWEAGQRASADWYVKHFPELGEDTIVALIYEEFCLLEEAGESPEADAFLARYATLADPLRRVLDIHRLVGTASTSALSQGSALAGAGHDTCPPPRFPEAGDAIAGFQLVEELGRGSFARVFLARETQLADRLVALKLSLRGSREPQTLARLQHTHIVPVHSHRVDSATGLHLLCMPYFGRVTLTRVLAEVERAGGGEPPTGPALVEALDRLEPSDGAPSGPSAGRMELAGRTFPRAVAWWGARLAEALGHAHDRGVLHRDVKPSNVLIAADGTPMLLDFNLAHETPAADEPGRAAASLGGTVDYMAPEHLEALADARGDHVDARSDIFSMGVMLFEALLGAKPFAAPRKHGSIVEALLGAADDRRRDPRGLFTAEVAAPAPVQAVLERCLAPDPEDRYQSAEELAIDLQAVADDLPLAFAREPMWSRMARRVRRNRLRFATAAVILISCAAAGAAAINLSIERTDRYAQARLRLKSGDELMKKREFDKAVVQFEAALQFAEGSEQGFLGRVFDWRNIRDLAERARVRLAEPDAHSDLERMEEEARQKVNLADRSATKRQQAAAIHAASEGLRMRFVGVGEGRAAAAEELQGLLKPFYVLGPHDWTGLDHNLNMLDAAELDRLKSEVDELLFLWMVGVESSLPPAGSRGGPDQARSAAAAIEMCDKALKFVSPAGPWRELKRRFEARRDGRPASAPGGLAASGTGAAEPPIAEERSALACFQWGLLHSSRREPGPAIQWLRRAVRIDGSNYWYQFYLGFLEDEAGFPDEALDHYSVAAAVKPDSPWVLYSRARLYHKKGRWAWAVEDLGRALTLMGDRPEASRVRLELGYVHQALGDFPRARARYGEVIRAEPGGDLARAARLNLANIDAESGDVERAQDGYGEVLALKPGDSAARLSRALLDLRVGRAESAASALDVLLGDEKRGPERSDLLATRAVVRMMQDRDAEAVDDAREARRLDPTPARDRLVERTLLAAGRFDELQLDRPEELAMFPLGGAHLRADLVAAERRIAQAAAARPESTYRAQLTRAVILSALGRHGEASQAARGALAASNQNSADAHLIAARVAHRAGDAPGARREIQLGLRLEPDDPGLLELRGVVRCRSGDFRAAVDDLELAVARSDGAFAHAHKAEALHALGRLEEAVHAWTLAIRRDREMPAAYLGRARCYLDLASPYTDPALVDLEQAAAWSRNDPAAEAGVLLAYARCLRDRPDRLPRWLSLLRRSAGNAWSYAQPWALLLASPARVDVEAGKAG, from the coding sequence ATGAGCGTAGGCGCCTGGGGGCGGACGTGGGAGGACGCCTCGACACCCTCCGCGGCGCGCCTGACAAGACGGTACGAGCAGGCCTGGCGCGAGGCCGAGGCCTCGGGCTCGCGGCCCGACCCGCGGCTCTTCCTCTCCGGCTGGTCCGAGCCGGGAGGGTTCCCCGGGGCGAGGCTGGCCGTCCTGCGCACCGACATGTCGCTGCGGTGGGAGGCCGGCCAGCGGGCCTCGGCCGACTGGTACGTCAAGCACTTCCCCGAGCTGGGCGAGGACACGATCGTCGCCCTGATCTACGAGGAGTTCTGCCTGCTCGAAGAGGCCGGCGAATCGCCCGAGGCCGACGCCTTCCTCGCCCGGTACGCGACGCTCGCCGACCCGCTGCGGCGGGTGCTCGACATCCACCGGCTCGTCGGCACGGCCTCGACGTCGGCCCTGTCGCAGGGATCGGCCCTGGCGGGCGCGGGCCACGACACCTGCCCGCCCCCCCGGTTCCCCGAGGCGGGCGACGCCATCGCCGGCTTCCAGCTCGTCGAGGAGCTGGGCCGGGGCTCGTTCGCGCGGGTCTTCCTGGCGCGCGAGACCCAGCTCGCCGACAGGCTGGTGGCCCTCAAGTTGAGCCTGCGGGGCTCGCGCGAGCCCCAGACGCTGGCGCGGCTCCAGCATACCCACATCGTCCCGGTCCACTCGCACCGGGTCGACTCGGCGACGGGCCTGCACCTGCTCTGCATGCCCTATTTCGGCCGGGTCACGCTGACGCGGGTGCTCGCCGAGGTGGAGCGCGCCGGCGGCGGCGAGCCGCCGACCGGCCCGGCGCTGGTCGAGGCGCTCGACCGCCTCGAGCCGAGCGACGGCGCGCCCTCGGGCCCGTCGGCGGGGCGGATGGAGCTGGCCGGGCGGACCTTCCCCCGCGCCGTGGCGTGGTGGGGCGCGCGGCTCGCCGAGGCCCTGGGCCACGCCCACGACCGGGGCGTGCTGCACCGCGACGTCAAGCCGTCGAACGTCCTGATCGCGGCCGACGGCACGCCCATGCTCCTCGACTTCAACCTGGCGCACGAGACGCCGGCCGCCGACGAGCCGGGCCGGGCCGCGGCGAGCCTGGGGGGCACGGTCGACTACATGGCGCCCGAGCACCTGGAGGCCCTGGCCGACGCCCGCGGCGACCACGTCGACGCCCGGTCCGACATCTTCTCGATGGGCGTCATGCTCTTCGAGGCCCTGCTCGGCGCCAAGCCGTTCGCCGCGCCCCGGAAGCACGGCTCGATCGTCGAGGCCCTGCTGGGCGCGGCCGACGACCGCCGCCGCGACCCCCGGGGCCTCTTCACCGCCGAGGTCGCGGCCCCCGCCCCCGTGCAGGCCGTCCTGGAGCGCTGCCTGGCGCCCGACCCCGAGGACCGCTACCAGTCGGCCGAGGAGCTGGCGATCGACCTCCAGGCGGTGGCCGACGACCTCCCCCTGGCCTTCGCGCGCGAGCCGATGTGGAGCCGGATGGCGCGGCGGGTGCGGCGGAACCGGCTGCGGTTCGCCACCGCGGCCGTGATCCTGATCTCCTGCGCGGCGGCCGGCGCGGCGGCGATCAACCTGAGCATCGAGCGGACCGATCGCTACGCGCAGGCCCGGCTGCGGCTGAAGAGCGGCGACGAGTTGATGAAGAAGCGCGAGTTCGACAAGGCGGTCGTGCAGTTCGAGGCCGCCCTGCAGTTCGCCGAGGGCTCGGAGCAGGGATTCCTCGGCCGCGTCTTCGACTGGCGGAACATCCGCGACCTGGCCGAACGCGCGCGGGTGCGGCTCGCCGAGCCCGACGCCCACAGCGACCTGGAGCGGATGGAGGAGGAGGCCCGGCAGAAGGTCAACCTCGCCGACCGCTCGGCCACCAAGCGCCAGCAGGCCGCGGCCATCCACGCCGCCTCGGAGGGCCTGCGGATGCGGTTCGTCGGCGTCGGCGAGGGGCGAGCCGCCGCGGCCGAGGAGCTGCAAGGGCTGTTGAAGCCCTTCTACGTCCTCGGGCCCCACGACTGGACCGGGCTCGACCACAACCTGAACATGCTCGACGCCGCGGAGCTGGACCGTCTCAAGTCCGAGGTCGACGAGCTGCTCTTCCTGTGGATGGTCGGCGTCGAGTCGTCGCTGCCCCCCGCGGGCTCGCGCGGCGGCCCGGACCAGGCCAGGAGCGCCGCCGCCGCGATCGAGATGTGCGACAAGGCCCTGAAGTTCGTCAGCCCCGCCGGCCCCTGGCGCGAGCTGAAGCGGCGTTTCGAAGCCCGCCGCGACGGTCGACCCGCGTCCGCGCCGGGGGGCCTCGCCGCGTCCGGGACGGGCGCGGCGGAGCCGCCGATCGCCGAGGAGCGGTCGGCCCTGGCCTGCTTCCAGTGGGGGCTGCTGCATTCCAGCCGGCGCGAGCCCGGCCCGGCCATCCAGTGGCTCCGCCGCGCCGTGCGGATCGACGGATCGAACTACTGGTACCAGTTCTACCTCGGGTTTCTGGAGGACGAGGCCGGCTTCCCGGACGAGGCCCTCGATCACTACAGCGTGGCGGCGGCCGTGAAGCCCGACTCGCCGTGGGTCCTGTACAGCCGCGCCCGGCTCTATCACAAGAAGGGCCGGTGGGCCTGGGCCGTCGAGGACCTGGGTCGGGCCCTGACGCTGATGGGCGACCGCCCGGAGGCCTCGCGCGTCCGCCTGGAGTTGGGATACGTCCACCAGGCGCTCGGCGACTTCCCCCGGGCCCGGGCGCGATACGGCGAGGTGATCCGGGCCGAGCCCGGGGGCGACCTGGCGAGGGCCGCCCGGCTGAACCTGGCCAACATCGACGCCGAATCGGGGGACGTCGAACGCGCCCAGGACGGCTACGGAGAAGTGCTCGCTCTCAAGCCGGGCGACTCGGCGGCGCGGCTGAGCCGGGCGTTGCTGGACCTCCGCGTGGGCCGCGCCGAATCGGCGGCCTCGGCCCTCGACGTCCTGCTCGGCGACGAGAAGCGCGGCCCGGAGCGGAGCGACCTGCTGGCCACCCGCGCGGTGGTGCGGATGATGCAAGACCGCGACGCCGAGGCGGTCGACGACGCCCGCGAGGCCCGCCGGCTCGATCCGACTCCGGCTCGCGACCGCCTGGTCGAACGCACGCTGCTGGCCGCCGGCCGATTCGACGAACTCCAGCTCGACCGCCCGGAAGAGCTGGCGATGTTCCCGCTCGGCGGGGCGCACCTTCGCGCCGACCTGGTCGCCGCCGAGCGGCGGATCGCCCAGGCGGCCGCAGCCCGCCCCGAGTCGACCTACCGGGCGCAGCTGACCCGCGCCGTGATCCTCTCGGCCCTGGGCCGCCACGGCGAGGCCTCTCAGGCCGCGCGAGGGGCGCTGGCGGCTTCGAATCAGAACTCGGCCGACGCCCACCTCATCGCCGCCCGCGTGGCCCACCGGGCCGGCGACGCGCCAGGGGCCCGCCGCGAGATCCAGCTCGGCCTCCGGCTCGAGCCCGACGACCCGGGCCTGCTGGAGCTTCGGGGCGTCGTGCGGTGCCGGTCCGGGGATTTCCGGGCCGCCGTCGACGACCTGGAGCTCGCCGTCGCGCGATCCGACGGGGCTTTCGCGCACGCCCACAAGGCCGAGGCGTTGCACGCGCTCGGCCGGCTCGAAGAGGCCGTCCACGCCTGGACGTTGGCCATCCGCCGCGATCGCGAGATGCCGGCCGCCTACCTGGGCCGGGCGCGGTGCTATCTCGACCTCGCCTCCCCCTACACCGATCCGGCGCTCGTCGACCTGGAACAGGCCGCCGCCTGGTCGCGCAACGATCCCGCGGCCGAGGCCGGCGTCTTGCTGGCCTACGCCCGATGCCTCCGCGATCGCCCCGATCGGCTCCCGCGGTGGCTCTCGCTCCTGCGCCGGTCCGCGGGGAACGCCTGGAGCTACGCCCAGCCCTGGGCGCTCCTGCTCGCCTCCCCCGCTCGGGTCGACGTCGAGGCCGGCAAGGCGGGATGA